The Enterobacter pseudoroggenkampii genome contains the following window.
AAATAGAGCGGAAATTGCTGATAGTGATCGCAGGTTTTAATATCCGAGGCAGGCTCAGCAAATGACAGACTTCTGTCTTTCAGCGTCGGGTGAATAATGAGAGCGGTACGTCCCATTCTTGCTTCACGATTAACGTAAACATAATTATCGCCACGGCGATATCCATACGCTTTTGGTGTCACCTCATCCATGGTGAATCCCTCTTTTTCAAGAACGCGCGCCACCTCATCAGGTCGTAAATACATATCTTTTCCTCGTTATCTTTTCCTGCCCGGCAACCTTACAGTATTCAGCATTAGCAGGGCTTTCAGAATAATCCATAAACTGCCGGATAACGCGTGATGCGCTTCAGATATTAAATTTCTGAACTAAACTGAACGGGAACACAAAATTACGGAGGATCGTATGTTTAACAGACCGAACCGAAACGATATTAATGACGACGCTCAGGATATTCGTAATGATGTCAGCCAATTAGCGGACACGCTCGAAGAGGTGCTGAAGTCCTGGGGAAGTGACGCGAAGGACGAAGCGGATGCCGCAAAACGTAAGGCTCAGTCTCTGCTCCGTGAAACCCGCGCACGCTTAAACGGCCGCACGCGTACGACACAGGCTGCCTGCGATGCGGTTAGCTGCGCAACGACCTTCGTGCGCGAGAAACCGCTCTGTACGCTCGGCACGGTAGCGGCCGTCGGTATCTTTGTGGGCGCTCTGCTTAGCCTGCGTAAATAACCCGCTCACGCACCGTTATCTGCCCCGGTGGCCAATGGCTGCCGGGGCTTTTCTTTGCCTTCTCGCCTGTAAAACCCGTATAGCCTGCCCTGCCCCGCTGTGCTCATCAT
Protein-coding sequences here:
- a CDS encoding DUF2002 family protein; amino-acid sequence: MYLRPDEVARVLEKEGFTMDEVTPKAYGYRRGDNYVYVNREARMGRTALIIHPTLKDRSLSFAEPASDIKTCDHYQQFPLYLGGERHEHYGIPHGFSSRMALERFLKGLFGDVQ
- a CDS encoding DUF883 domain-containing protein, whose translation is MFNRPNRNDINDDAQDIRNDVSQLADTLEEVLKSWGSDAKDEADAAKRKAQSLLRETRARLNGRTRTTQAACDAVSCATTFVREKPLCTLGTVAAVGIFVGALLSLRK